A single genomic interval of Ovis aries strain OAR_USU_Benz2616 breed Rambouillet chromosome 9, ARS-UI_Ramb_v3.0, whole genome shotgun sequence harbors:
- the PKIA gene encoding cAMP-dependent protein kinase inhibitor alpha, translating into MTDVETTYADFIASGRTGRRNAIHDILVSSASGNSNELALKLAGLDINKTEGEEDAQRNSTEQSGEAQGEAAKSES; encoded by the exons ATGACTGATGTGGAAACTACATATGCAGATTTTATTGCTTCAGGAAGAACGGGTAGAAGAAATGCAATACATGATATCCTGGTTTCCTCTGCAAGTGGCAACAGCAATGAATTAGCCTTGAAATTAGCAGGTCTTGATATCAACAAGACAG AAGGGGAAGAAGATGCACAGCGAAATTCAACAGAACAAAGTGGGGAAGCCCAGGGAGAAGCAGCAAAATCTGAAAGTTAA